One Nostocoides sp. HKS02 genomic window carries:
- a CDS encoding FtsX-like permease family protein, with protein sequence MVTTIRQAAFTRRRETGIMKLVGASNLTIRLPFVMEIVLATLAGVGAAVGLLWATTDYLVGPYVAKVLPDVPLVGITDVWVIAPWLAGLMLVIAVMTSWVTLWRYLRV encoded by the coding sequence ATGGTCACCACGATCAGGCAGGCGGCCTTCACCCGGCGCCGTGAGACCGGGATCATGAAGCTCGTGGGGGCCTCGAACCTCACGATCCGGCTGCCGTTCGTCATGGAGATCGTGCTCGCCACGCTGGCGGGCGTCGGCGCCGCAGTCGGGCTGCTGTGGGCCACCACCGACTACCTCGTCGGGCCCTACGTCGCCAAGGTGCTGCCGGATGTCCCCTTGGTCGGGATCACCGATGTCTGGGTCATCGCCCCGTGGCTGGCCGGACTCATGCTGGTCATCGCCGTGATGACCTCCTGGGTCACCTTGTGGCGTTACCTGCGCGTCTGA
- the smpB gene encoding SsrA-binding protein SmpB — translation MAKDAKDAGHKVVASNRKARHDYLIEDTFEAGLVLMGTEVKSLRMGRASLIDGYAAWRGDELWLEGVHIPEYVQGTWTNHTPRRRRKLLLHRSELAKIQRKSSESGHTIVPLQLYFKDGKAKVEIAIAKGKRQYDKRQTLRERQDTMDTQRALHSRGER, via the coding sequence GTGGCCAAGGACGCCAAGGACGCTGGGCACAAGGTCGTGGCGAGCAACCGCAAGGCTCGTCACGACTACCTCATCGAGGACACCTTCGAGGCGGGCCTGGTCCTGATGGGCACCGAGGTGAAGTCGTTGCGCATGGGCCGCGCCTCGCTCATCGACGGCTATGCCGCCTGGCGCGGTGACGAGCTGTGGCTGGAGGGCGTGCACATCCCCGAGTACGTCCAGGGCACGTGGACCAACCACACGCCGCGGCGTCGTCGCAAGCTGCTGCTGCACCGCTCCGAGCTCGCCAAGATCCAGCGCAAGTCCTCCGAGAGCGGGCACACCATCGTGCCGCTGCAGCTGTACTTCAAGGACGGCAAGGCCAAGGTCGAGATCGCCATCGCCAAGGGCAAGCGGCAGTACGACAAGCGACAGACGCTGCGCGAGCGCCAGGACACCATGGACACCCAGCGCGCGCTCCACAGCCGGGGCGAGCGCTAG
- a CDS encoding FadR/GntR family transcriptional regulator — protein MAIASAARSAPHRLGDASTPGGLHASVLDALGQDIVSGRCPVGAVLRIDQLDEAYGVSRSVVREAVRVLESMGLVETRRRLGVRVRPRADWNVFDPRVIRWRLDGPDREEQLLSLGELRKGFEPVAAGLAAERATPEQCGTMTGAVMQMAVHAKAGDLEAYLDADTLFHRTMLEASGNEMLAALHNVVAEVLAGRTHHDLMPARPNPLAIRLHADVAEAIQSGDGPAAAAAMTSIIDEASAALRDGRPLD, from the coding sequence ATGGCCATCGCATCCGCGGCACGCTCCGCGCCCCACCGGCTCGGTGACGCCAGCACGCCGGGGGGCCTGCACGCCTCGGTCCTCGACGCGCTCGGGCAGGACATCGTCTCGGGTCGCTGCCCCGTGGGTGCGGTGCTGCGCATCGACCAGCTCGACGAGGCCTATGGCGTGTCGCGGTCGGTGGTCCGCGAAGCAGTGCGGGTCCTGGAGTCGATGGGGCTGGTGGAGACGCGGCGTCGCCTCGGGGTGCGGGTGCGTCCCCGGGCCGACTGGAACGTGTTCGACCCGCGCGTGATCCGGTGGCGACTCGACGGCCCCGATCGCGAGGAGCAGCTGCTCTCACTGGGCGAGCTGCGCAAGGGGTTCGAGCCGGTCGCGGCCGGCCTGGCCGCAGAGCGCGCCACGCCGGAACAGTGCGGCACCATGACCGGGGCCGTCATGCAGATGGCGGTGCACGCCAAGGCCGGCGACCTCGAGGCCTACCTCGACGCGGACACGTTGTTCCACCGCACCATGCTCGAGGCGTCGGGCAACGAGATGCTCGCTGCCCTGCACAACGTCGTCGCCGAGGTGCTCGCTGGCCGCACGCACCACGACCTCATGCCTGCCCGACCGAACCCGCTCGCGATCCGGCTGCACGCCGACGTCGCCGAGGCGATCCAGTCCGGGGACGGCCCGGCTGCGGCTGCGGCGATGACCTCGATCATCGACGAGGCCAGCGCGGCTCTGCGGGACGGGCGCCCGCTCGACTGA
- a CDS encoding DUF2207 domain-containing protein has translation MQATPGRRYAASAGFAVLLAFVAWVLGGTVAQAAGADDSATAFHVDFTLNHDGSVDVVEHITWQFPEGQARHGIDRLVRVRVGYQNRTDVYREYPISAVRATSPTGAPADVQVSDALDGSSVRIRVGDPGRTVVGTQSYVVSYHLASAVNGFPDHAEFYWNLVQPGDTHQYAQVTATVTGPAPSDRAECFYGEQGSTQRCSATAGAAARFSAPGLQVGQGVSVLVSLPATAFGTLTPVLRRGSVSDSGAIVTAPVASAVGALAVGAGITLPLLAAGLMGTLVYTRGRDERYAGLTPGLRPGVGDTGAVTRGGRPAVAVQFTPPRASNQGSWAPSSTRRPTPSTSPPRWSTWPFAAS, from the coding sequence GTGCAGGCGACCCCGGGGCGGCGGTATGCCGCGTCAGCGGGGTTCGCGGTCCTGCTCGCCTTCGTTGCGTGGGTCCTCGGCGGGACAGTGGCCCAGGCGGCCGGCGCGGATGACAGCGCGACCGCGTTCCACGTCGACTTCACCCTGAACCATGACGGGTCGGTCGACGTCGTGGAGCACATCACGTGGCAGTTCCCCGAGGGTCAGGCACGGCACGGCATCGACCGGCTCGTGCGGGTCCGGGTCGGCTACCAGAACCGCACCGACGTCTACCGGGAGTACCCCATCAGCGCCGTGCGGGCGACGTCGCCCACCGGTGCGCCCGCCGACGTGCAGGTCAGCGACGCCCTCGACGGCAGCTCCGTTCGCATCCGGGTCGGTGACCCGGGGCGGACCGTTGTGGGCACGCAGTCCTACGTCGTGAGCTACCACCTCGCGAGCGCGGTGAACGGCTTCCCGGACCACGCCGAGTTCTACTGGAACCTCGTCCAGCCCGGAGACACCCACCAGTACGCCCAGGTCACCGCCACCGTCACCGGACCCGCGCCGAGCGACCGCGCGGAGTGCTTCTACGGCGAGCAGGGCTCCACCCAGCGGTGCAGCGCGACGGCGGGCGCCGCCGCCCGGTTCAGTGCGCCCGGACTGCAGGTCGGCCAGGGGGTCTCGGTGCTCGTCTCCCTGCCTGCGACGGCGTTCGGGACCCTCACCCCGGTGCTGCGTCGCGGCAGCGTGAGCGACTCGGGCGCGATCGTGACCGCCCCGGTGGCGAGTGCTGTCGGAGCCCTGGCGGTCGGTGCCGGGATCACCCTGCCCCTGCTCGCAGCGGGGCTCATGGGCACGCTCGTCTACACCCGCGGGCGGGACGAGCGGTATGCCGGTCTCACCCCGGGGCTGCGTCCCGGAGTGGGCGACACGGGTGCCGTCACCCGCGGGGGACGGCCCGCCGTCGCCGTCCAGTTCACTCCCCCGAGGGCGTCCAACCAGGGCTCGTGGGCACCATCATCGACGAGACGGCCAACACCATCGACGTCTCCGCCACGCTGGTCGACCTGGCCGTTCGCGGCTTCCTGA
- the ftsE gene encoding cell division ATP-binding protein FtsE, with translation MIRFENVSKVYPRSTRPALSDVTLDVERGEFVFVVGASGSGKSTLLRLVLKEERATQGTVLVAGQEVGGLPQRKVPRLRREIGTVFQDFRLLPNKNVYQNVAFALQVLGRSGHAIRQVVPETLEMVGLEGKEKRLPHELSGGEQQRVAIARAFVNKPPILLCDEPTGNLDPATSLDIVRLLDRINRTGTTIVMATHDDDIVNQLRKRVVELVSGHIVRDENKGVYGSGR, from the coding sequence ATGATCCGCTTCGAGAACGTCAGCAAGGTCTATCCCCGGTCCACCCGACCGGCCCTGAGCGACGTCACGCTCGACGTCGAGCGCGGCGAGTTCGTCTTCGTCGTCGGCGCGTCCGGTTCGGGCAAGTCGACCCTCCTGCGCCTCGTGCTCAAGGAGGAACGCGCCACCCAGGGCACCGTCCTCGTTGCGGGGCAGGAAGTCGGGGGACTGCCGCAGCGCAAGGTGCCCCGGCTGCGCCGCGAGATCGGCACGGTGTTCCAGGACTTCCGCCTGCTGCCCAACAAGAACGTCTACCAGAACGTCGCGTTCGCCCTGCAGGTCCTCGGTCGTTCCGGACACGCGATCCGCCAGGTCGTGCCCGAGACCCTCGAGATGGTCGGTCTCGAAGGCAAGGAGAAGCGTCTCCCGCACGAGCTCTCCGGTGGTGAGCAGCAGCGCGTGGCCATCGCCAGGGCCTTCGTCAACAAGCCCCCGATCCTGCTGTGCGACGAGCCGACCGGAAACCTCGACCCCGCCACCAGCCTCGACATCGTGCGGCTGCTCGACCGGATCAACCGCACCGGCACCACCATCGTGATGGCCACCCACGACGACGACATCGTCAACCAGCTGCGCAAGCGCGTGGTGGAGCTCGTGTCTGGCCACATCGTCCGCGACGAGAACAAGGGCGTCTACGGCAGCGGGCGCTGA
- a CDS encoding GntP family permease, which translates to MSLDLFSLVQPALAAADAPAIPAARLVPAALLGIAVIVLLITRFKLHPFLGLTIGSLVVGAVAGVELSATVDSFTKGFGATAASVGTLIALGAMFGKLLADSGGADEIVDTIVGRSSARTLPWAMAGVGAIIGLPMFFEIGLVLLMPVIFLVARRSGLSVIKVGIPALAGLSAMHGLVPPHPGPLVAIDALKANLGLTLGLGVLVAIPTVAIAGPLFARFAGRWVDVPAPTMYEPRENALDPRPSFAVTLFAVLTPVVLMLGKALADILAGKDNPVRTVLDFVGTPLIALLIAVIVGMFTLGRGARMGTKELAKSLEQALPPIAGIILIVAAGGGFKQTLVDTGIGKLVATWVQGSGLSVLLLAWLVAVLIRLATGSATVATVTASGILAPLAAGMAPTHVSLLVLAIGAGSVFFSHVNDAGFWLVKEYFGLSVGQTLKSWSLMETVLSVTGLVFVLLLGLVV; encoded by the coding sequence ATGAGTCTCGACCTGTTCTCCCTGGTGCAGCCCGCCCTCGCGGCGGCTGACGCCCCGGCAATCCCCGCCGCACGGCTCGTCCCCGCCGCGCTCCTGGGTATCGCCGTCATCGTCCTGCTGATCACCCGGTTCAAGCTGCACCCCTTCCTCGGGCTCACCATCGGCTCCCTGGTGGTCGGCGCCGTCGCGGGTGTCGAGCTCTCGGCGACCGTCGACAGCTTCACCAAGGGCTTCGGCGCCACGGCGGCGAGTGTCGGCACGCTGATCGCGCTCGGTGCGATGTTCGGCAAGCTGCTCGCCGACTCCGGTGGCGCGGACGAGATCGTCGACACGATCGTCGGTCGCTCCAGTGCACGCACCCTGCCGTGGGCGATGGCCGGAGTCGGCGCCATCATCGGCCTGCCGATGTTCTTCGAGATCGGCCTCGTGCTCCTGATGCCGGTCATCTTCCTGGTCGCGCGCCGGTCCGGCCTGTCCGTCATCAAGGTCGGCATCCCGGCGCTCGCGGGCCTGTCGGCCATGCACGGCCTGGTCCCGCCCCACCCCGGGCCGCTCGTGGCCATCGACGCCCTCAAGGCCAACCTCGGGCTGACCCTCGGCCTCGGTGTGCTCGTCGCGATCCCGACCGTGGCCATCGCCGGCCCGCTCTTCGCCCGGTTCGCCGGCCGCTGGGTCGACGTCCCCGCGCCCACGATGTACGAGCCCCGCGAGAACGCGCTCGACCCGCGCCCGTCCTTCGCCGTGACGCTGTTCGCCGTCCTCACCCCGGTCGTCCTCATGCTGGGCAAGGCGCTCGCCGACATCCTCGCGGGCAAGGACAACCCGGTCCGCACCGTGCTCGACTTCGTCGGCACGCCGCTCATCGCCCTGCTCATCGCGGTCATCGTCGGCATGTTCACCCTCGGCCGTGGCGCCCGGATGGGCACCAAGGAGCTCGCGAAGTCGCTCGAGCAGGCGCTGCCGCCCATCGCGGGGATCATCCTCATCGTCGCCGCGGGTGGTGGCTTCAAGCAGACCCTGGTCGACACCGGGATCGGCAAGCTCGTGGCCACCTGGGTGCAGGGCAGCGGCCTGTCCGTGCTCCTGCTCGCCTGGCTCGTCGCCGTCCTGATCCGCCTCGCCACCGGCTCCGCGACGGTGGCCACGGTCACCGCCTCCGGCATCCTGGCGCCGCTGGCCGCCGGGATGGCTCCGACGCACGTCTCGCTGCTCGTCCTGGCGATCGGCGCGGGTTCGGTGTTCTTCTCCCACGTCAACGACGCCGGCTTCTGGCTGGTCAAGGAGTACTTCGGCCTCAGCGTGGGTCAGACCCTGAAGTCGTGGTCGCTCATGGAGACCGTCCTTTCCGTGACCGGGCTGGTGTTCGTGCTGCTGCTCGGCCTGGTGGTCTGA
- a CDS encoding DUF2207 domain-containing protein, whose amino-acid sequence MGTIIDETANTIDVSATLVDLAVRGFLTIGETEHGAFGRKDWRLTRAAPPTSALLPYEVALLEGVFASGPLVNLSELRNRFKPTLDRVQSLMYDEVVRRGWFRRSPQAQRASWTVLGGSLVALGAFAFFWLGGSLRRLGSVAGLPVPPGAVLLGGLVLAGGIVLFFGRRMAARTADGSAVLAQSEGFKQYLVTAEANQIRWEEAQDIFSRYLPFAIVFGVASQWASTFERVAQAAAAAGHVITPPLWYLGGDYASFGGIADGMDAFATTAGGAFASTPGSSGGSGFSGGGGFSGGGGGGSGGGSW is encoded by the coding sequence GTGGGCACCATCATCGACGAGACGGCCAACACCATCGACGTCTCCGCCACGCTGGTCGACCTGGCCGTTCGCGGCTTCCTGACGATCGGCGAGACCGAGCACGGTGCGTTCGGGCGCAAGGACTGGCGGCTGACCCGCGCCGCGCCCCCGACCTCGGCGCTGCTGCCCTATGAAGTTGCGCTGCTCGAGGGCGTCTTCGCGTCGGGCCCGCTCGTCAACCTCTCCGAACTGCGCAACCGGTTCAAGCCGACCCTCGACCGGGTGCAGAGCCTGATGTACGACGAGGTCGTCCGCCGGGGGTGGTTCCGGCGCTCACCCCAGGCCCAGCGCGCCAGCTGGACGGTGCTCGGGGGCTCCCTCGTCGCCCTCGGAGCGTTCGCGTTCTTCTGGCTGGGTGGCTCGTTGCGGCGACTGGGCTCCGTGGCGGGGCTGCCCGTTCCCCCGGGCGCCGTCCTCCTGGGCGGGCTCGTGCTCGCCGGGGGGATCGTGCTGTTCTTCGGCCGGCGGATGGCTGCCCGCACCGCCGATGGCAGCGCCGTGCTGGCCCAGTCCGAGGGCTTCAAGCAGTACCTCGTGACCGCGGAGGCCAACCAGATCCGCTGGGAGGAGGCCCAGGACATCTTCAGCCGGTACCTGCCCTTCGCCATCGTCTTCGGGGTGGCCTCCCAGTGGGCCTCGACCTTCGAACGGGTGGCGCAGGCAGCGGCTGCGGCCGGCCACGTGATCACGCCTCCGCTGTGGTACCTGGGCGGCGACTATGCGTCGTTTGGGGGGATCGCCGACGGCATGGACGCCTTCGCGACCACGGCGGGGGGCGCCTTCGCCAGCACCCCCGGTAGCTCCGGGGGATCGGGCTTCTCCGGCGGGGGCGGCTTCTCGGGCGGCGGAGGTGGGGGCTCGGGGGGAGGCTCGTGGTAG
- a CDS encoding CsbD family protein — translation MGGDDKMKNMAQDASGKAKEATGKVTDDESLEAEGKADQTEADLKQAGEKVKDAFRS, via the coding sequence ATGGGCGGCGACGACAAGATGAAGAACATGGCGCAGGACGCGTCCGGCAAGGCCAAGGAAGCCACGGGCAAGGTCACCGACGACGAGAGCCTCGAGGCCGAAGGCAAGGCCGACCAGACCGAGGCCGACCTCAAGCAGGCTGGCGAGAAGGTCAAGGACGCCTTTCGCAGCTGA
- the prfB gene encoding peptide chain release factor 2 — translation MATDFSQEIKNLRTTMDSVREVTDLESLRERIKDLEAQSGVPNLWDDPDAAQQVTSALSRANSEYERVTGMDSRIDDLETLVEMATEDGGDAETLAEAEKELVAVQKAVAELEVRTLLSGEYDERAAVVTIRAGAGGVDAADFAEMLMRMYLRWAERHGYPTKVMDTSYAEEAGLKSVTFEVDVPYAFGNLSVEGGTHRLVRISPFDNQGRRQTSFAAVEVIPLIESTDSIEIPENEIKVDVFRSSGPGGQSVNTTDSAVRMTHIPTGIVVSMQNEKSQIQNRAAALRVLQSRLLIQKQAEEAAAKKEMAGDIKASWGEQMRSYVLQPYQMVKDLRTEHEVGNPSAVFDGDIDGFIEAGVRWRKEQEKLAG, via the coding sequence GTGGCAACCGACTTCTCCCAAGAGATCAAGAACCTCCGCACGACGATGGACTCCGTGCGCGAGGTGACCGACCTCGAATCGCTGCGGGAGCGCATCAAGGATCTCGAGGCGCAGTCGGGCGTCCCCAACCTGTGGGACGACCCCGACGCGGCGCAGCAGGTGACCTCGGCGCTGTCGCGGGCCAACTCCGAGTACGAGCGGGTCACCGGCATGGACTCGCGCATCGACGACCTCGAGACGCTTGTCGAGATGGCCACCGAGGACGGCGGCGACGCCGAGACCCTCGCCGAGGCCGAGAAGGAGCTGGTCGCCGTCCAGAAGGCCGTGGCCGAGCTCGAGGTGCGCACCCTGCTTTCGGGTGAGTACGACGAGCGCGCGGCGGTGGTCACGATCCGGGCGGGCGCGGGTGGTGTCGACGCGGCGGACTTCGCCGAGATGCTCATGCGGATGTACCTGCGCTGGGCGGAGCGGCACGGTTACCCGACCAAGGTCATGGACACCTCGTATGCCGAGGAGGCGGGCCTGAAGTCGGTGACGTTCGAGGTCGACGTGCCCTACGCCTTCGGCAACCTCTCCGTCGAGGGCGGCACGCACCGGCTGGTCCGGATCAGCCCGTTCGACAACCAGGGCCGACGCCAGACGAGCTTCGCCGCAGTCGAGGTGATCCCGCTCATCGAGTCCACCGACTCCATCGAGATCCCCGAGAACGAGATCAAGGTCGACGTGTTCCGCTCGTCGGGCCCGGGCGGTCAGTCCGTCAACACCACTGACTCCGCGGTGCGCATGACCCACATCCCGACCGGCATCGTCGTTTCGATGCAGAACGAGAAGTCCCAGATCCAGAACCGCGCGGCCGCGCTGCGCGTGCTCCAGTCCCGACTGCTCATCCAGAAGCAGGCCGAGGAAGCAGCGGCGAAGAAGGAGATGGCCGGCGACATCAAGGCCAGCTGGGGCGAGCAGATGCGCTCCTACGTCCTGCAGCCGTACCAGATGGTCAAGGACCTGCGCACCGAGCACGAGGTGGGCAACCCCTCGGCCGTCTTCGACGGCGACATCGACGGCTTCATCGAAGCCGGCGTGCGGTGGCGCAAGGAGCAGGAGAAGCTCGCCGGCTGA
- a CDS encoding gluconokinase: MQHHPPPLVVVMGVSGSGKTTVGAALAQRLGVPFADADDFHPEANIAKMSAGIPLDDVDRKPWLEAIAAWLADHTSSGGVASCSALKREYRDVLAGAAPATFFLHLHGDRDVLAARVAARPAHFMPAALIDSQFATLEALEPDERGAVLDVSSSVDNLVDESVTLLTAKGGVSA; encoded by the coding sequence ATGCAGCACCATCCACCGCCCCTCGTCGTCGTGATGGGGGTGTCCGGCTCGGGAAAGACCACCGTCGGCGCCGCCCTCGCGCAGCGCCTGGGCGTCCCGTTCGCCGACGCCGACGACTTCCACCCCGAGGCCAACATCGCCAAGATGTCTGCCGGCATCCCGCTCGACGACGTCGACCGCAAGCCGTGGCTCGAGGCCATCGCCGCCTGGCTCGCCGACCACACGTCCAGCGGCGGCGTCGCCAGCTGCTCGGCGCTCAAGCGTGAGTACCGCGACGTCCTGGCCGGCGCAGCGCCTGCGACCTTCTTCCTGCACCTGCACGGTGACCGCGACGTCCTCGCGGCCCGCGTCGCAGCCCGGCCGGCCCACTTCATGCCCGCCGCGCTCATCGACAGCCAGTTCGCCACCCTCGAAGCCCTCGAGCCCGACGAGCGGGGCGCCGTCCTCGACGTCTCTTCGTCGGTCGACAACCTCGTCGACGAGTCAGTCACCCTCCTCACCGCGAAAGGCGGAGTCTCCGCATGA
- a CDS encoding peptidoglycan DD-metalloendopeptidase family protein: MSANLPRSGRLASVRRGALGVAVACSLGLAAASLSGIPVAHAAPASTVSGLDGSTPGATDPNTAKKQVDRQIQALKGQLDEVGAHLANAYLALKRTQAELPLAQQALDQATAVVAKADLYNSQMTVQLQVAQANEARAIDELASTQAHLSQNRQRVARFASQLYQDQGMGQLSVALSATTPDDFANRIAMTDTVMDVQNQSLSRLATARAAATAQEAHITALRVQVAAAKKAAEAALAKAQAARAAAARAQQQLQALAAQQLAQSKNLAAQAAAEKKQLAAAQKVQAHLQAVLVARAKAAKAAAARRAAALRRAGKRVPPGPATASGFLSRPSDGWISSEFGMRFHPILHYWRLHAGRDYAADCGTPIRAAADGQIISAGVVSGYGNRTEIDHGIVRGVDLVTTYNHMERFAVTSGRVYRGEVIGYVGTSGESTGCHLHFETYEDGVPRDPRRWL; this comes from the coding sequence ATGAGCGCAAATCTCCCGCGGTCGGGTCGGCTGGCATCGGTCCGACGGGGCGCCCTGGGTGTGGCCGTCGCGTGTTCCCTGGGGCTGGCCGCCGCGTCGCTCAGCGGCATTCCGGTCGCCCACGCAGCGCCGGCCAGCACGGTGTCCGGCCTCGACGGGTCGACACCCGGGGCCACTGACCCCAACACGGCGAAGAAGCAGGTCGACCGCCAGATCCAGGCACTCAAGGGCCAGCTCGACGAGGTCGGCGCCCACCTGGCGAACGCCTACCTCGCGCTCAAGAGGACGCAGGCCGAGCTTCCGCTCGCCCAACAGGCGCTCGACCAGGCCACCGCGGTGGTGGCCAAGGCGGACCTCTACAACTCGCAGATGACGGTCCAGCTCCAGGTCGCCCAGGCCAACGAGGCCCGGGCCATCGACGAGCTCGCGTCCACCCAGGCGCACCTGAGCCAGAACCGTCAGCGGGTCGCCCGCTTCGCCTCCCAGCTCTACCAGGACCAGGGCATGGGCCAGCTGTCCGTGGCCCTGAGCGCGACCACCCCGGACGACTTCGCCAACCGCATCGCGATGACCGACACGGTGATGGATGTCCAGAACCAGTCGCTGAGCCGGCTGGCCACGGCCCGCGCCGCGGCGACCGCCCAGGAGGCGCACATCACGGCGCTTCGCGTCCAGGTCGCCGCTGCGAAGAAGGCGGCCGAGGCGGCCCTGGCCAAGGCCCAGGCTGCCCGCGCCGCCGCCGCGCGGGCCCAGCAACAGCTGCAGGCGCTGGCCGCCCAGCAGCTCGCCCAGTCGAAGAACCTCGCCGCCCAGGCGGCCGCGGAGAAGAAGCAGCTCGCGGCCGCACAGAAGGTCCAGGCTCACCTGCAGGCTGTCCTCGTGGCGCGGGCCAAGGCGGCCAAGGCGGCGGCGGCTCGCCGCGCGGCGGCCCTGCGGCGAGCAGGCAAGCGGGTTCCGCCGGGGCCGGCGACCGCCAGCGGCTTCCTCTCCAGGCCGTCCGACGGCTGGATCTCCTCCGAGTTCGGCATGCGGTTCCACCCGATCCTGCACTACTGGCGCCTGCACGCGGGCCGTGACTACGCGGCCGACTGCGGCACGCCGATCCGCGCGGCGGCCGACGGCCAGATCATCTCGGCCGGGGTCGTCTCCGGCTACGGCAACCGCACGGAGATCGACCACGGCATCGTCCGCGGAGTCGACCTCGTGACGACCTACAACCACATGGAGCGGTTCGCTGTCACCAGCGGTCGCGTCTACCGCGGCGAGGTCATCGGGTACGTCGGCACCAGCGGTGAGTCCACGGGCTGCCACCTGCACTTCGAGACCTACGAGGACGGCGTCCCGCGCGACCCGCGCCGCTGGCTCTGA
- a CDS encoding permease-like cell division protein FtsX yields MRLQFMLGEIWIGLRRNLSIAVSVMLVTTVSLYLLGLGLLAQREVDTLKGYWYDRIQVSIFMCGQDSAEANCAGKAITAEQKAALKAQLDQMKPLVKNVYYESEQQAYDRFQEQFRNSPLASNIRVGDIPQSYRVQLSDPTKYDVVVSAFQGAPGVGRVQDQQKTLDKLVQGDERHHRRLARARLHHDHLCRAADGHHDQAGGLHPAP; encoded by the coding sequence ATGCGACTGCAGTTCATGCTCGGCGAGATCTGGATCGGCCTGCGCCGAAACCTCTCCATCGCCGTCTCGGTCATGCTCGTCACCACGGTGTCGCTGTACCTCCTCGGGCTCGGCCTGCTCGCCCAGCGTGAGGTCGACACCCTCAAGGGCTACTGGTACGACCGCATCCAGGTCTCGATCTTCATGTGCGGGCAGGACTCGGCCGAGGCGAACTGTGCGGGCAAGGCCATCACGGCCGAGCAGAAGGCGGCTCTCAAGGCCCAGCTCGACCAGATGAAGCCCCTGGTCAAGAACGTCTACTACGAGTCCGAGCAACAGGCCTACGACCGGTTCCAGGAGCAGTTCCGCAACAGCCCGCTCGCGAGCAACATCCGGGTCGGCGACATCCCGCAGAGCTACCGGGTGCAGCTGTCCGACCCGACCAAGTACGACGTGGTGGTGAGCGCCTTCCAGGGCGCCCCGGGGGTAGGACGCGTGCAGGACCAGCAGAAGACCCTGGACAAGCTTGTTCAAGGTGATGAACGGCATCACCGTCGCCTCGCTCGTGCTCGCCTTCATCATGATCATCTGTGCCGTGCTGCTGATGGTCACCACGATCAGGCAGGCGGCCTTCACCCGGCGCCGTGA